The Myxococcota bacterium genome has a segment encoding these proteins:
- a CDS encoding carotenoid oxygenase family protein produces the protein MTTASRIEREIAAEELAWREAWKPAPDERSYAVAKIEGEIPRELHGTLYRNGPSQAVLPTAGYAALHLFDGDALVHAFRFDDGSLHYTGRYVRDAGFVHRAAHGAASTGFCNFPAAEPDPDAPLPYPPNTNVVWHAGRLMAMVEAAYPIALDPRTLATGETIRFADPMLGISTSAHPKVDGRTGQMWVHGYQPIEPYAALYCVEPDGRCSLAEPLDLPYPVMMHDLAITEHHVVVLLAPVTFDLSRGACLRDWFRWEPEKGLRFGVRRREPGAALQWFDAPSPGFVFHPGNAFEHDGKIVMDACTYPDGGALLEQLAVYRSGQRIPGAGAHPFLYELDLARGTCSERQLDDRVAEFPRLDDRRVGHRNRFGYAVIGSDGLVGPGTSTLVKYDRTGGPNALHDFGALCYPGEPVFVPRAPDAEEDDGFVLSVVYDGGSGRSRLVVLDARRFDGPPLATAHLEHRVPLGFHGNFAPGVV, from the coding sequence ATGACGACCGCCAGCCGGATCGAGCGCGAGATCGCAGCGGAAGAGCTCGCCTGGCGCGAGGCGTGGAAGCCCGCGCCCGACGAGCGCAGCTACGCGGTCGCGAAGATCGAGGGCGAGATTCCGCGCGAGCTGCACGGAACGCTCTACCGCAACGGCCCGTCGCAGGCCGTGCTCCCGACGGCGGGCTACGCCGCGCTGCATCTCTTCGACGGCGACGCGCTCGTCCACGCGTTCCGCTTCGACGACGGGTCGCTCCACTACACGGGCCGCTACGTGCGCGACGCGGGCTTCGTGCACCGCGCTGCGCACGGCGCCGCGTCGACGGGCTTCTGCAACTTCCCGGCGGCGGAGCCCGACCCCGATGCGCCCCTTCCCTATCCGCCGAACACGAACGTCGTGTGGCACGCGGGGCGGCTCATGGCGATGGTCGAAGCGGCGTATCCGATCGCGCTCGATCCGCGCACGCTCGCCACCGGCGAGACGATCCGCTTCGCCGACCCGATGCTCGGCATCAGCACGTCCGCGCACCCGAAGGTCGACGGACGCACGGGGCAGATGTGGGTCCACGGCTACCAGCCGATCGAGCCCTACGCCGCGCTCTACTGCGTCGAGCCCGACGGCCGCTGCAGCCTGGCCGAGCCGCTCGACCTCCCCTACCCCGTCATGATGCACGACCTCGCGATCACCGAGCACCACGTCGTCGTGCTGCTCGCGCCGGTGACGTTCGATCTCTCGCGCGGCGCGTGCCTGCGCGACTGGTTCCGCTGGGAGCCCGAGAAGGGCCTGCGCTTCGGCGTCCGCCGCCGCGAGCCGGGCGCCGCGCTGCAGTGGTTCGACGCGCCGTCACCCGGCTTCGTGTTCCACCCGGGCAACGCGTTCGAGCACGACGGGAAGATCGTGATGGACGCCTGCACGTACCCCGACGGCGGCGCGCTGCTCGAGCAGCTCGCCGTGTACCGCAGCGGCCAGCGCATCCCGGGTGCCGGCGCGCACCCGTTCCTGTACGAGCTCGACCTCGCGCGCGGCACGTGCAGCGAGCGCCAGCTCGACGACCGCGTCGCCGAGTTCCCGCGGCTCGACGACCGCCGCGTCGGCCACCGCAACCGCTTCGGCTACGCGGTGATCGGCAGCGACGGCCTGGTCGGCCCGGGCACGAGCACGCTCGTCAAGTACGACCGCACCGGCGGGCCGAACGCGCTGCACGACTTCGGCGCGCTCTGCTACCCGGGCGAGCCCGTGTTCGTCCCGCGCGCGCCGGACGCCGAAGAGGACGACGGCTTCGTGCTCAGCGTGGTCTACGACGGCGGCTCGGGCCGCAGCCGGCTCGTCGTGCTCGATGCGCGACGCTTCGACGGGCCGCCGCTCGCGACGGCCCACCTCGAGCACCGCGTGCCGCTCGGCTTCCACGGGAACTTCGCACCCGGCGTCGTCTAG
- a CDS encoding dihydrodipicolinate reductase, protein MTRVHRVVQWTTGKTGAAAVRGMVGRPDIELVGCYAWSADKVGRDAGTLCGIAPIGVVATDDVDALLALRPDCVAYMPYRPDFDHVERILRAGANVVTTMYMLAGEGYGEDVARRIREAALAGGASLYAGGIYPGHAPNVALAVSAMCSRIDRLTVRESVQMAGYANERMFRAMGIDLLPDDPAARATAEASCGSFKDQVRVLARALGVALDGIGFDVHFATANADIELGFMTVRKGRVAAFQGVVSGVVRGEPRIELEFVWKLGQGMTPEWPVEDGYRIELHGEPGVRCRLEPLGPAHLDGAVTTAMPLVHAIPRVCAAPPGIVNAMDLPFVVGAHAVGRPAPARA, encoded by the coding sequence GTGACGCGCGTCCATCGCGTCGTCCAGTGGACGACGGGGAAGACGGGCGCCGCTGCCGTGCGCGGGATGGTCGGTCGCCCCGACATCGAGCTCGTCGGATGCTATGCGTGGTCGGCCGACAAGGTCGGGCGCGACGCGGGCACGCTGTGCGGCATCGCGCCGATCGGCGTCGTCGCGACCGACGACGTCGACGCGCTCCTCGCGCTGCGGCCCGACTGCGTCGCCTACATGCCCTACCGCCCCGACTTCGACCACGTCGAGCGGATCCTGCGCGCGGGCGCGAACGTCGTGACGACGATGTACATGCTCGCCGGCGAGGGCTACGGCGAGGACGTCGCGCGCCGCATCCGCGAGGCCGCGCTCGCGGGGGGCGCCTCGCTCTACGCCGGCGGGATCTACCCCGGCCACGCGCCGAACGTCGCGCTCGCGGTGAGCGCGATGTGCTCGCGCATCGACCGCCTCACCGTCCGCGAATCCGTGCAGATGGCCGGCTATGCGAACGAGAGGATGTTCCGCGCCATGGGGATCGACCTGCTCCCCGACGACCCGGCCGCGCGCGCGACGGCCGAGGCGTCGTGCGGCTCGTTCAAGGACCAGGTCCGCGTGCTCGCGCGCGCGCTCGGCGTCGCGCTCGACGGCATCGGCTTCGACGTGCACTTCGCGACCGCGAACGCGGACATCGAGCTCGGCTTCATGACCGTTCGCAAGGGGCGCGTCGCGGCCTTCCAGGGCGTCGTCTCGGGCGTCGTCCGCGGTGAGCCGCGCATCGAGCTCGAGTTCGTGTGGAAGCTCGGCCAGGGCATGACGCCGGAGTGGCCCGTCGAGGACGGCTATCGCATCGAGCTCCACGGCGAGCCCGGCGTGCGCTGCCGGCTCGAGCCGCTCGGCCCCGCGCATCTCGACGGCGCGGTCACGACCGCGATGCCGCTCGTCCACGCGATCCCGCGCGTGTGCGCGGCGCCGCCCGGCATCGTGAACGCGATGGATCTGCCGTTCGTGGTCGGAGCGCACGCGGTCGGAAGGCCGGCGCCCGCGCGCGCCTGA
- a CDS encoding TauD/TfdA family dioxygenase — MQLAKLSPALGVRVDDFDPNTATDEEWATLRSELFERAHLLLFRGRRYSDEEHVALARQFGPLAAEGAGGPLPLGWVSNVLPGGALGSIAASWHIDFGFFPHPYEAIALYGSEIPASGTETWFANAVAAAADLPADVSARLAGLSARQVADVLSPAAEAGVRVRLGRLDETFPHFVRPVLWPHWKTGEPILGVWEQQTDAILPLDADASTALIEELFAHLYRDEHVHVHRWEPDDLVVWDNHALQHGRPAVGVDHARTLRRVSIGQTQDVSIFAEYVALQAERETAARSGAGGPA, encoded by the coding sequence ATGCAGCTCGCGAAGCTCTCCCCGGCCCTCGGCGTCCGCGTCGACGACTTCGACCCGAACACCGCGACCGACGAAGAATGGGCGACGCTGCGCAGCGAGCTCTTCGAGCGCGCGCACCTGCTGCTCTTCCGCGGCCGCCGCTACAGCGACGAGGAGCACGTCGCGCTCGCGCGGCAGTTCGGGCCGCTCGCGGCGGAGGGCGCGGGCGGGCCGCTCCCGCTCGGCTGGGTCTCGAACGTCCTGCCGGGCGGCGCGCTCGGCTCGATCGCCGCGAGCTGGCACATCGACTTCGGATTCTTCCCGCACCCCTACGAGGCGATCGCGCTCTACGGCAGCGAGATCCCCGCGTCGGGCACCGAGACGTGGTTCGCGAACGCCGTCGCGGCCGCCGCCGACCTGCCCGCCGACGTGAGCGCGCGCCTCGCCGGGCTGTCCGCACGCCAGGTCGCGGACGTGCTGTCGCCGGCCGCCGAAGCCGGCGTGCGCGTGCGCCTCGGCCGGCTCGACGAGACCTTTCCGCACTTCGTGCGCCCCGTGCTGTGGCCGCACTGGAAGACGGGCGAGCCCATCCTCGGCGTCTGGGAGCAGCAGACGGACGCGATCCTGCCGCTCGACGCGGATGCCAGCACGGCGCTCATCGAGGAGCTCTTCGCGCACCTCTACCGCGACGAGCACGTCCACGTGCACCGGTGGGAGCCCGACGACCTCGTCGTGTGGGACAACCACGCACTGCAGCACGGCCGCCCCGCAGTCGGCGTCGACCACGCGCGCACGCTGCGCCGCGTGTCGATCGGCCAAACCCAGGACGTGTCGATCTTCGCCGAGTACGTCGCGCTCCAGGCCGAGCGCGAGACGGCCGCGCGCTCCGGTGCGGGCGGGCCGGCGTGA
- a CDS encoding nuclear transport factor 2 family protein — translation MGDDDGARRARNQALYERMTAAQNAKDAAGFLACFTDDVVFEAPAYTKHGEPIAVGRDAMGAMFEVLKQKFDTMDYRVKRFIPAVDPDLVIVEVTGDNAVAGTDKRYRNQYLFLVGCRDGRIASIYEYSNPQVYADAVD, via the coding sequence ATGGGCGACGACGACGGCGCGCGGCGCGCGCGGAACCAGGCGCTGTACGAGCGGATGACGGCGGCCCAGAACGCGAAGGATGCGGCGGGCTTCCTCGCGTGCTTCACGGACGACGTCGTGTTCGAGGCGCCGGCCTACACGAAGCACGGCGAGCCGATCGCGGTCGGGCGCGACGCGATGGGCGCGATGTTCGAGGTGCTGAAGCAGAAGTTCGACACGATGGACTACCGCGTGAAGCGCTTCATCCCGGCCGTCGACCCCGACCTCGTGATCGTCGAGGTCACGGGCGACAACGCGGTCGCCGGCACCGACAAGCGCTATCGCAACCAGTACCTCTTCCTCGTCGGCTGTCGCGACGGGAGGATCGCGTCGATCTACGAGTACTCGAACCCGCAGGTCTACGCCGACGCGGTCGACTAG
- a CDS encoding phosphotransferase: MTPLPAKPSELTPEWLSDALGARVASVEVLDHAFATNQRARIALRYEEPGAGPASLFVKLAPLDEGHRQMVGAIGMGEREAQFYRDVAGTLDLLVPHCPYAAAEGDLFVLLLEDLASRGCRFSDGSWGVGADAAARALEDLAHFHARFEGQAARDAVAPWLRAPERGPGSAATSGLMRFVLDQNADALSPAYRAVGELYVEHHAWFHELWDTGPRTYVHGDLHIGNVFLDADRVGFLDWGLSRTSTHLRDVGYFLTMSVDIEARRANERELLRTYLDALRSAGGADIAFDDAWRAHRLQASYTVVATFLAYMPTYASGDGVKLGDALLARADAALADLDVVDALRAAL, encoded by the coding sequence ATGACGCCGTTGCCCGCAAAGCCGTCCGAGCTCACCCCCGAATGGCTGAGCGATGCGCTCGGCGCGCGCGTCGCTTCGGTCGAGGTGCTCGACCACGCGTTCGCGACGAACCAGCGCGCGCGCATCGCACTCCGCTACGAGGAGCCGGGCGCGGGGCCCGCGTCGCTCTTCGTGAAGCTCGCACCGCTCGACGAGGGACACCGACAGATGGTCGGCGCCATCGGGATGGGCGAGCGCGAGGCGCAGTTCTACCGCGACGTCGCGGGGACGCTCGACCTGCTCGTGCCGCACTGCCCGTATGCCGCCGCCGAAGGCGACCTGTTCGTGCTGCTGCTCGAGGACCTCGCGTCGCGCGGGTGCCGATTCTCGGACGGGTCGTGGGGCGTCGGCGCCGACGCGGCGGCGCGCGCGCTCGAGGACCTCGCGCACTTCCACGCGCGCTTCGAGGGCCAGGCGGCACGCGACGCGGTCGCGCCGTGGCTGCGCGCTCCCGAGCGCGGGCCGGGCAGCGCCGCGACCTCGGGGCTCATGCGCTTCGTGCTCGACCAGAACGCCGACGCGCTCTCGCCCGCGTACCGCGCGGTCGGCGAGCTCTACGTCGAGCACCACGCGTGGTTCCACGAGCTGTGGGACACGGGCCCGCGGACCTACGTCCACGGCGACCTCCACATCGGCAACGTGTTCCTCGACGCCGATCGCGTGGGCTTCCTCGACTGGGGGCTCTCGCGCACGAGCACGCACCTGCGCGACGTCGGCTACTTCCTCACGATGAGCGTCGACATCGAGGCGCGCCGCGCGAACGAGCGGGAGCTCCTCCGCACCTACCTCGACGCGCTGCGGAGCGCGGGCGGCGCGGACATCGCCTTCGACGACGCGTGGCGCGCGCACCGCCTGCAGGCCTCGTACACCGTCGTCGCGACGTTCCTCGCGTACATGCCGACCTACGCGTCCGGCGACGGCGTGAAGCTCGGCGACGCGCTGCTCGCGCGCGCCGACGCGGCCCTCGCCGACCTCGACGTGGTCGACGCGCTCCGCGCCGCGCTCTGA
- a CDS encoding NAD(P)-dependent oxidoreductase, with product MIEGRKILVTGATGQVARPIAESLVGANEVWCTARFTAPALRAELEALGVRTFAWALGSDELDGLPRDFDYVVHAACHIFPVADDYDGTVATNAEGTGLLMTHCRDAEAMLYVSSLAVYTVPDDPRHPCREREAALGSHPPYAHSYGAGKVATEGVVRALARTLSLPVTIARLGMAYGTAGHGGVPALLFEQLRAGVEMDRPSPTACYSLISERDIVAHVEPLLGAAAVPATIVNWVSDEVATEREIHELVIAASGLAPNYRRGEAAAYQAALGDPTLRRAITGPTRTPWRQGVLAALRAKYPDHAFADVA from the coding sequence ATGATCGAGGGCCGGAAGATCCTGGTGACGGGCGCGACGGGCCAGGTCGCGCGCCCGATCGCAGAGAGCCTCGTCGGCGCGAACGAGGTCTGGTGCACGGCGCGCTTCACCGCGCCGGCGCTCCGCGCGGAGCTCGAGGCGCTCGGCGTGCGGACCTTCGCGTGGGCGCTCGGCTCGGACGAGCTCGACGGCCTCCCGCGCGACTTCGACTACGTCGTCCACGCGGCCTGCCACATCTTCCCGGTCGCCGACGACTACGACGGCACCGTCGCGACGAACGCGGAGGGCACGGGCCTCCTGATGACGCACTGCCGCGACGCGGAGGCGATGCTCTACGTGTCGTCGCTGGCCGTCTACACCGTGCCCGACGATCCGCGCCACCCGTGCCGGGAGCGCGAAGCCGCGCTCGGCAGCCACCCGCCGTACGCGCACAGCTACGGGGCGGGCAAGGTCGCGACCGAGGGCGTCGTGCGCGCGCTCGCGCGCACGCTCTCGCTGCCCGTGACGATCGCGCGGCTCGGCATGGCCTACGGAACGGCGGGCCACGGCGGCGTGCCCGCGCTGCTCTTCGAGCAGCTGCGCGCCGGCGTCGAGATGGACCGCCCGTCCCCGACCGCATGCTATTCGCTCATCTCCGAGCGCGACATCGTCGCGCACGTCGAGCCGCTGCTCGGCGCCGCCGCCGTGCCGGCGACGATCGTGAACTGGGTGAGCGACGAGGTCGCGACCGAGCGCGAGATCCACGAGCTCGTGATCGCCGCGTCGGGGCTCGCGCCGAACTACCGGCGGGGCGAGGCGGCCGCCTATCAGGCCGCGCTCGGCGACCCCACGCTGCGGCGCGCGATCACGGGGCCCACGCGCACGCCCTGGCGGCAGGGCGTGCTCGCGGCGCTGCGCGCGAAGTACCCCGACCACGCGTTCGCGGACGTCGCCTGA
- a CDS encoding coniferyl-alcohol dehydrogenase gives MNDVLGYAGKRVVVTGAASGMGAAAAELLVDLGAEVHALDIADVKAPVHRFVRTDMASRESIDAALAALPAEIDALFNCAGVPHPPFPAVDTVMINFVGLRHLTDAVIPRLRAGGSITSIASTAGMAWKGNLDRVRRFLALETFDAAAAWLADAPDLGPVDPYGFSKQCIIVYTQERAGSLAKRGVRINCISPSPTDTNFMTQLTKDFPRDAIAPFCPSNGRFAEPAEMGRVVVLLGSDLAGFVSGLNIPVDFGYCAEVAMGQRENLLRIE, from the coding sequence ATGAACGACGTACTGGGATACGCGGGGAAGCGCGTGGTCGTGACGGGCGCCGCGAGCGGCATGGGCGCGGCGGCCGCCGAGCTGCTCGTCGACCTGGGTGCCGAGGTGCACGCGCTCGACATCGCGGACGTGAAGGCGCCGGTGCACCGCTTCGTGCGCACCGACATGGCGAGCCGCGAGTCGATCGACGCGGCGCTCGCCGCGCTGCCGGCGGAGATCGACGCGCTGTTCAACTGCGCGGGCGTGCCGCACCCGCCGTTCCCGGCGGTCGACACGGTGATGATCAACTTCGTCGGTCTGCGCCACCTGACCGACGCGGTGATCCCGCGCCTGCGCGCCGGCGGCTCGATCACGTCGATCGCGTCGACCGCCGGCATGGCGTGGAAGGGCAACCTCGATCGCGTCCGCCGCTTCCTCGCGCTCGAGACGTTCGACGCGGCCGCCGCCTGGCTCGCGGACGCGCCCGACCTCGGGCCCGTCGACCCGTACGGCTTCTCGAAGCAGTGCATCATCGTCTACACGCAGGAGCGCGCGGGCTCGCTCGCGAAGCGCGGCGTCCGCATCAACTGCATCAGCCCGTCGCCGACCGACACGAACTTCATGACGCAGCTGACGAAGGACTTCCCGCGCGACGCGATCGCGCCCTTCTGCCCCTCGAACGGGCGCTTCGCCGAGCCCGCCGAGATGGGGCGCGTCGTCGTGCTGCTCGGCAGCGACCTCGCGGGCTTCGTCTCGGGGCTCAACATCCCGGTCGACTTCGGCTACTGCGCCGAGGTCGCGATGGGACAGCGCGAGAACCTGCTGCGCATCGAGTGA
- a CDS encoding SMP-30/gluconolactonase/LRE family protein translates to MRVEVVATDVPLGEGPVWCEDGRLVITRLSPGGLQRIDPASGRSEWVARFAGGANSAQRASDGGFVVANNGGIDFTRFADALGIDASLVPYTPGPPGLQRLHPDGRLETLASEGLQAPNDLVVAADGTIYFTDPPPHGGTESAGGEGRLWAYSRDGALRRIADGFDYDNGVALSPDGRLLVVEARGLLWIDPASGERDWLVEQLPGESPGDGFAFDEDGRIYCACPMDHCIRILGPGGEPLDAIDLGPGAYPTNCCFGGEDARTLFTTELAPGRVCAIEGLPTPGLALAPWPAGPVR, encoded by the coding sequence ATGCGAGTCGAAGTCGTCGCCACCGACGTCCCGCTCGGCGAAGGCCCCGTCTGGTGCGAGGACGGCCGGCTCGTCATCACGCGCCTCTCGCCCGGCGGGCTCCAGCGCATCGATCCCGCATCGGGCCGCAGCGAATGGGTCGCGCGCTTCGCCGGCGGCGCCAACAGCGCGCAGCGCGCGTCCGACGGCGGCTTCGTCGTCGCGAACAACGGCGGCATCGACTTCACGCGCTTCGCCGACGCGCTCGGCATCGACGCGTCGCTCGTTCCGTACACGCCCGGGCCGCCCGGGCTGCAGCGCCTCCACCCCGACGGCCGGCTCGAGACGCTCGCGAGCGAAGGCCTGCAGGCGCCGAACGACCTCGTCGTCGCGGCCGACGGCACGATCTACTTCACGGACCCGCCGCCGCACGGCGGGACGGAGAGCGCGGGCGGCGAGGGTCGGCTCTGGGCCTACTCGCGCGACGGCGCGCTCCGCCGCATCGCCGACGGCTTCGACTACGACAACGGCGTCGCGCTCTCGCCCGACGGGCGGCTGCTCGTCGTCGAGGCGCGCGGGCTGCTGTGGATCGATCCGGCGAGCGGCGAGCGGGACTGGCTCGTCGAGCAGCTCCCGGGCGAGTCGCCGGGCGACGGCTTCGCGTTCGACGAAGACGGCCGCATCTACTGCGCGTGCCCGATGGACCACTGCATCCGCATCCTCGGCCCGGGCGGCGAGCCGCTCGACGCGATCGACCTCGGGCCCGGCGCCTATCCCACGAACTGCTGCTTCGGCGGCGAGGACGCGCGCACGCTGTTCACGACCGAGCTCGCGCCCGGGCGCGTGTGCGCGATCGAAGGCCTTCCCACGCCGGGGCTCGCGCTCGCGCCCTGGCCGGCGGGCCCTGTGCGATGA
- a CDS encoding NAD(P)-dependent oxidoreductase encodes MQRAGLVGVGRMGGVMLRCLRRRGFEAVVHDASRDATAAWAADPGVRVASSPREVAEGADVVGIVVFDDAQVLDVLEGERGLLAAGGEPPVLLVHSTVTMPALRRAAELAAARGFPLLDAPVSGGTAEQQEAGDLCVMVGGEASDLARARPALDAFAGLVLHVGPLGSGLDTKLLRNLASYSMVGAMREVFALARAMGIGIDTITRVLDHTMVLSANTRGSLAAGGEAAAMDPGAPPPAPELARYVDDVMRKDLAAIRARASELGAPLPIAEIVAGALGRVA; translated from the coding sequence ATGCAGCGAGCGGGCCTGGTGGGCGTCGGGCGGATGGGCGGCGTGATGCTGCGGTGCCTGCGCCGCCGCGGCTTCGAGGCGGTCGTCCACGACGCGAGCCGCGACGCGACGGCGGCCTGGGCCGCCGACCCCGGCGTGCGCGTCGCGTCGAGCCCGCGCGAGGTCGCCGAGGGCGCCGACGTCGTCGGCATCGTCGTCTTCGACGACGCGCAGGTGCTCGACGTGCTCGAGGGCGAGCGCGGACTCCTCGCGGCCGGGGGCGAGCCGCCCGTGCTGCTCGTCCACTCGACGGTGACGATGCCCGCGCTGCGCCGCGCGGCGGAGCTCGCCGCGGCGCGCGGCTTCCCGCTGCTCGACGCACCCGTGAGCGGCGGGACGGCCGAGCAGCAGGAGGCGGGCGACCTGTGCGTGATGGTCGGCGGCGAGGCGAGCGATCTCGCGCGCGCGCGCCCGGCGCTCGATGCGTTCGCGGGCCTGGTGCTGCACGTCGGGCCGCTCGGCAGCGGCCTCGACACGAAGCTGCTGCGCAACCTCGCCTCGTACTCGATGGTCGGCGCGATGCGCGAGGTGTTCGCGCTCGCGCGCGCGATGGGCATCGGCATCGACACGATCACGCGCGTGCTCGATCACACCATGGTGCTGAGCGCGAACACGCGCGGCTCGCTCGCCGCGGGCGGCGAGGCGGCCGCGATGGACCCGGGCGCGCCGCCGCCGGCTCCCGAGCTCGCCCGCTACGTCGACGACGTCATGCGCAAGGACCTCGCGGCGATCCGCGCGCGCGCGTCCGAGCTCGGCGCTCCGCTCCCGATCGCGGAGATCGTGGCCGGCGCACTCGGGCGCGTCGCCTAG
- a CDS encoding NAD(P)-binding domain-containing protein — protein MTEAPRSPHAGTPFRDTDADIARALEDASVPALLCSLVHMTGDPSWIRGPRRPRMAGPTSLDGGMPEDEQAAVRADALPVIAAYRDAGCRPHDLPRDVLVEMMERLACRAIPERQRDLFFFDLELDTGDGGAIGWGDEIDDAVKRDAHVVVIGAGMAGIHAGIRLSQAGLPFTIVEKNAGPGGTWWENRYPGARVDVASHQYCYAFEPADHWSEYYCQHPELRAYFTRVFDERGLRPHCRFETAVTGAAWDEATARWRVSVRDANGREEVLDARFVISAVGSLNIPRMPDIEGIDTFAGPSFHSTRWPDGFDHRGLRFALLGAGASGFQIAPAIADEVEHLSIFQRTAQWVMPNPIYHARVPEGETWAMRHLPFYGRWLRFLMTQSGIGNGASSFRIDPDHHDPDNRSVNPINAKIRDVLLDFMHRHLADRPDLVEKVLPDYPAMGKRILQDDGSWFRCLAKPNVELVRTAIERIEPEGIRTVDGVLHRADAICYATGFRHNDFLAFDVVGRGGASLHAQWGDEPTAHLGITVPRFPNFFLCYGPGTNLAHSAGLFFHSEFQTMHAMDAIHRVLASGARAIEVREDVHDRYVDALTREIATLVWAHPTIRHSHYKNPDGRIYTLSPWTIDQYWEMTREVDPADYRIA, from the coding sequence GTGACCGAAGCTCCCCGCAGCCCGCACGCGGGCACTCCGTTCCGCGACACCGACGCCGACATCGCGCGTGCGCTCGAGGACGCGAGCGTTCCCGCGCTCCTCTGCTCGCTCGTCCACATGACGGGCGACCCGTCGTGGATCCGCGGGCCGCGGCGGCCGCGCATGGCGGGGCCGACGTCGCTCGACGGCGGGATGCCGGAGGACGAGCAGGCGGCCGTGCGCGCGGACGCCCTGCCGGTGATCGCCGCCTATCGCGACGCCGGCTGCCGCCCGCACGACCTCCCGCGCGACGTGCTCGTCGAGATGATGGAGCGGCTCGCGTGCCGCGCGATCCCGGAGCGCCAGCGCGACCTCTTCTTCTTCGACCTCGAGCTCGACACGGGCGACGGCGGCGCCATCGGGTGGGGCGACGAGATCGACGACGCCGTGAAGCGCGACGCGCACGTCGTCGTGATCGGCGCGGGCATGGCGGGCATCCACGCCGGCATCCGCCTCTCGCAGGCGGGCCTCCCGTTCACGATCGTCGAGAAGAACGCCGGCCCCGGCGGCACCTGGTGGGAGAACCGCTACCCCGGCGCGCGCGTCGACGTCGCGAGCCACCAGTATTGCTATGCGTTCGAGCCGGCGGACCACTGGAGCGAGTACTACTGCCAGCACCCCGAGCTGCGCGCCTACTTCACGCGCGTCTTCGACGAGCGCGGCCTGCGCCCGCACTGCCGCTTCGAGACGGCGGTGACGGGTGCCGCGTGGGACGAAGCGACGGCGCGCTGGCGCGTCTCCGTGCGCGACGCGAACGGGCGCGAGGAGGTGCTCGACGCCCGCTTCGTCATCTCGGCCGTCGGCTCGCTCAACATCCCGCGCATGCCCGACATCGAGGGCATCGACACGTTCGCGGGCCCGTCGTTCCACTCGACGCGCTGGCCCGACGGCTTCGACCACCGCGGCCTGCGCTTCGCGCTGCTCGGCGCGGGCGCGAGCGGCTTCCAGATCGCCCCCGCGATCGCCGACGAGGTCGAGCACCTCTCGATCTTCCAGCGCACCGCGCAGTGGGTGATGCCGAACCCGATCTACCACGCGCGCGTCCCCGAAGGCGAGACGTGGGCGATGCGCCACCTGCCCTTCTACGGGCGCTGGCTGCGCTTCCTGATGACGCAGTCGGGCATCGGCAACGGCGCGTCGTCGTTCCGCATCGACCCGGACCACCACGACCCCGACAACCGTTCGGTCAACCCCATCAACGCGAAGATCCGCGACGTGCTCCTCGACTTCATGCACCGCCACCTGGCCGACCGGCCCGACCTCGTCGAGAAGGTGCTTCCCGACTATCCCGCGATGGGGAAGCGCATCCTGCAGGACGACGGCAGCTGGTTCCGCTGCCTCGCGAAGCCGAACGTCGAGCTCGTGCGCACGGCGATCGAGCGCATCGAGCCCGAGGGCATCCGCACCGTCGACGGCGTGCTGCACCGCGCCGACGCCATCTGCTACGCGACCGGCTTCCGGCACAACGACTTCCTCGCGTTCGACGTCGTCGGCCGCGGCGGCGCGTCGCTGCACGCGCAGTGGGGCGACGAGCCGACGGCCCACCTCGGCATCACCGTCCCGCGCTTCCCGAACTTCTTCCTCTGCTACGGGCCGGGAACCAACCTCGCGCACAGCGCCGGGCTCTTCTTCCACTCCGAGTTCCAGACGATGCACGCGATGGACGCGATCCACCGCGTGCTCGCGAGCGGCGCGCGCGCGATCGAGGTGCGCGAGGACGTGCACGACCGCTACGTCGACGCGCTCACGCGCGAGATCGCGACGCTCGTGTGGGCGCACCCGACCATCCGGCACAGCCACTACAAGAACCCGGACGGCCGGATCTACACGCTGTCGCCGTGGACGATCGACCAGTACTGGGAGATGACGCGCGAGGTCGACCCGGCCGACTACCGGATCGCCTGA